The window ATCCCTCGCGCCGCGTGACGCAACGCTATGCCGAAAACGGTTTTGTGTCGGCTGACGATGGCGTGCGGCACGAGATGCTTGGGTTTGCCGAGCAGGCGCGGCTTCCCGGTGTTTCTCCGCTTGTCTCGGGCGATCTTGCGAGCTTCATCCAACGCTCCGCTGCGATGGCAGCAGGGCAGCCGGTCCGGCAAGACGCATCGGTAAGCGCGCGTCGCGGCGGTGGGGTTCTCGCTTACCTAAGCGGGATTTCGACCCTCAGGATCGCAGGCGTTGCGGTTGGCACGCTTTGGTTCGGCTTTCTGATTGGCGGTTGGCTCCTGCACTAAGACTTAGCGAAGCGCGGCGGGATCAGACGGCCGTCTGCTTCGTATCGCGCTGGCGCTCGGCGTCGGGCTCTTTACGCGCGGCGTGTGCTTTGCCGAGCTGCTCCAACAACGACATGAGAACCGGATCACCTGCAGCTCGCGAGAACGCGCGTGATGCAGCCTGATCTTCCGGCGCCAATAGCGAGCCTGCCATCGGCGCCTGATTTGCGACGGCGCGCTGTGCGACGGAAGGTTCGGGTGGAACGACTGCGCCAGCAGTCGGCGCTTCGACAGACTTCGTCGTCGATGCCGCAGACACGGCTGATGGTTGTTCGGCCATGGCGGTGGTGAACGGCGCCGCCGCTTGCTGACCTTCACCGAACCAAGCGACTTCCTGAAGCCTGCGTTGAACGAGGCCATCGAGTGTCGAGCCGCCCGCCTTATTATATTGCAGGAACAAGGACCGCGCCTTGTCCATGTCGCCACTCGCGATTGCATCGCCGAGGCCGCTCGTCGCCCACGTCCGGCCAGCGTTGTAGGTCAACGAGGTCAGCGCGGCCTTGCTGCCGGAATCGAGATCGGGGGCAACGGATTCGACGAACTCAGCGGCCTTGCGAATTTCTCCGGCAAACCGGCGCTCCGCCTCCGCCTTGTCGATCACTTCGCCGGGAAAGGCCGCTCGCGTGCCATACCCATTGCTGTGCTGGGCGTAATCCCAGGTCGCTTTGGAGGCGTAGCCTTCGAATTTCTTGATAGCGTCGAGATAATTTGAATCCAGCATGGCGCAAGTCTGCCAGCGGCACCTTGCAGCAAACTGATGATGCTAACGCCGGGCGCGCGCCACATCCCTGAGCAC is drawn from Hyphomicrobium methylovorum and contains these coding sequences:
- a CDS encoding lysozyme, producing the protein MLDSNYLDAIKKFEGYASKATWDYAQHSNGYGTRAAFPGEVIDKAEAERRFAGEIRKAAEFVESVAPDLDSGSKAALTSLTYNAGRTWATSGLGDAIASGDMDKARSLFLQYNKAGGSTLDGLVQRRLQEVAWFGEGQQAAAPFTTAMAEQPSAVSAASTTKSVEAPTAGAVVPPEPSVAQRAVANQAPMAGSLLAPEDQAASRAFSRAAGDPVLMSLLEQLGKAHAARKEPDAERQRDTKQTAV